The sequence CGGCGACCTCAATGTGGACGAGTTGCACGACGTCATCCCGCTGACCGAGCGCTATGGCCTCTGGCACCCGCAGCAGGGCATCGTCAACGGACACTTCGCACCCGACGAGCGCGAGTTGATCCGGCGCGTCGGCATGTTGCGCCTCGGTGTCTCAAAGGTCGTGGAGGACCCGCGCTACACCCCGTCGGTGCAGCGGAAGTACACGATCGCCGATCTCGTCACAGGCTGGGGCGTCGCGGAGTCGGTCATCGGCTTCTACGACGTGTACGGCTCCGGCGAGAACGTCGCAGGCAAGCGTGTGATCGTCCAGGGCTGGGGCAACGTCGGGGCGGCCGCCGCGTACTACCTCGCCCATGCCGGGGCTCGCGTCGTCGGGATCATCGACCGCGACGGCGGGCTGATCAACGCCGAGGGGTTCAGCGTCGAGGAGATCGACGCGTTGTTCCTCGGGAAGGCAGGCAACGGCCTGGCTGCTGAGGGACTGCTCAGTTTCGAGGAGGTCAGCGAGCACATCTGGGATCTGGAGGCCGAGATCTTCCTGCCGTGCGCCGCTTCGCGACTCGTCACCACCGACCAGGTGAAGCGGCTCAGCGTCGCCGGCCTCGAGGTGATCTCCGCCGGCGCGAACGTACCCTTCGCCGACCTCGAGATCTTCTACGGGCCGACGTACGAACTCGCGGACCAGACGGTCGCCGTGATCCCGGACTTCATCGCCAACTGTGGGATGGCCCGCGCCTTCACGCTCCTGATGGAGGGCTCGGGGGTGGTCACGG comes from Nocardioides baekrokdamisoli and encodes:
- a CDS encoding Glu/Leu/Phe/Val dehydrogenase dimerization domain-containing protein translates to MTTTTERTPMKTLLHRFEDTAPEIVFEWHDTETEARGWAVINSLRGGAAGGGTRMRSGLDRREVESLAKTMEVKFTVSGPAIGGAKSGIDFDPADPRRDEVLARWFKAVTPLLKAYYGTGGDLNVDELHDVIPLTERYGLWHPQQGIVNGHFAPDERELIRRVGMLRLGVSKVVEDPRYTPSVQRKYTIADLVTGWGVAESVIGFYDVYGSGENVAGKRVIVQGWGNVGAAAAYYLAHAGARVVGIIDRDGGLINAEGFSVEEIDALFLGKAGNGLAAEGLLSFEEVSEHIWDLEAEIFLPCAASRLVTTDQVKRLSVAGLEVISAGANVPFADLEIFYGPTYELADQTVAVIPDFIANCGMARAFTLLMEGSGVVTDEAILGDVSRTIRAALERCHDRSSARTGIAATALELALDQLVATPDHVTERS